In Candida orthopsilosis Co 90-125, chromosome 6 draft sequence, the following are encoded in one genomic region:
- a CDS encoding Acf2 endo-1,3-beta-glucanase, with translation MQRNFKSLRRFQCAIRYPSQPNAGKIPLRKLKTAINNRLSLLHLQSNWFIYRNMGLRDLKNAFKRMDIHHGQNVLSNKHEASSNNQEQPKQHSQHGGSIDGGDIFKHPIATGEPPQMFKRKKHELAPQGCALDQPIQTNNFSNNLTLEDQTFPIWTLPYSLWLTKDPGQDFGLALNHTDANQRVFGPEPDAKVAQFYFNPPRIKSFVLSGEGFNNVKMTLHDHRKMSMTTRLETQQGCVEIPLIQGMGFITAIYDRIKPVIASQVGYQEFKKVGQIDGLQKYQVKLFNQVVWSIYSDIELKLADPNHIVGQSPGTVQICRGDSSHYDDAVGCYPIGADISGTVNGDRGEYRIKYDIKGRSRSGKTIIWALPHHQEVITSNGETDLKLDSTTKGVMKAYNTNELVMQEQNLPVDVVWDPWTAFATRAHYSDSTLQLIHQAASDEIKQDVVGMANIDSMYTSGKILDKFAYVAYVCHFILKDEGLTNEILPKVKQAVEIFAKNQQKFPLVYDTTWKGIISSAEPGADFGNSNYNDHHFHYGYHIHAIALIAHIDEGWLHANNNLVYDYAISLLRDVASPKADEFFPQSRSFCWYHGHSFAHGIFASGDGKDEESSSEDYHFAYGMKLFANVVNDQAMESRANLMLAIMRRSMNMYMLFSDDNKIQPANFIPNKVAGISFENKIDYATYFGRGTIGDEWIHGIHMLPITPISGYIRGPKFVKEEWDQKIAPIIDRIPDGWKGILMLNKALYDPKSSYDWFARKDWDPAQIDNGMSRTWSLTYTGAILG, from the coding sequence ATGCAACGGAATTTTAAATCTTTAAGAAGATTTCAATGCGCAATTCGATACCCGCTGCAACCAAATGCGGGAAAAATTCCGTTGCGAAAATTAAAGACCGCTATCAACAATCGCTTAAGTTTATTACACCTTCAATCTAATTGGTTCATTTATCGGAATATGGGATTGagagatttgaaaaatgcaTTCAAACGCATGGATATTCATCATGGTCAAAATGTGTTATCCAATAAACATGAAGCTTCACTGAACAATCAAGAGcaaccaaaacaacacaGCCAACACGGCGGGTCAATTGACGGTGGAGATATATTCAAACATCCGATTGCAACCGGTGAGCCCCCACAGATGTTTAAACGGAAAAAACATGAGCTTGCCCCTCAGGGATGTGCATTGgatcaaccaattcaaactaataacttttccaataatttaACGTTGGAAGACCAAACATTTCCTATTTGGACCCTACCATATTCTTTATGGTTGACAAAGGACCCCGGACAAGATTTTGGTTTAGCATTGAATCACACTGATGCTAACCAAAGAGTATTTGGTCCAGAACCAGATGCCAAGGTGGCTCAGTTTTATTTCAATCCTCCAAGGATTAAATCATTTGTTCTTTCTGGTGAAGGGTTCAACAATGTTAAAATGACGTTGCACGATCATCGCAAAATGTCCATGACTACTAGACTCGAAACCCAGCAGGGATGCGTTGAGATCCCATTGATACAAGGCATGGGCTTCATCACAGCTATATATGACAGGATCAAGCCAGTTATTGCTTCACAAGTGGGATACCAAGAGTTTAAAAAAGTCGGACAGATTGATGGACTCCAAAAGTATCAAGTGAAACTATTCAATCAAGTTGTTTGGTCCATTTATAgtgatattgaattgaagtTGGCCGACCCTAACCATATTGTGGGACAAAGCCCTGGTACGGTGCAAATTTGTCGCGGAGACTCTTCTCATTATGATGATGCTGTTGGTTGTTATCCTATAGGTGCAGATATATCAGGAACAGTAAATGGAGATCGAGGGGAATATAGAATCAAGTATGACATAAAGGGCAGATCTAGATCCGGTAAAACTATAATCTGGGCCTTACCCCACCATCAAGAAGTAATAACCTCGAATGGTGAGACAGACTTGAAGTTGGACTCAACTACAAAAGGGGTAATGAAGGCTTACAATACTAATGAGTTGGTTATGCAAGAGCAAAATTTACCTGTGGATGTGGTGTGGGATCCATGGACTgcttttgcaacaagaGCACATTACTCCGACTCAACCTTACAGTTGATCCACCAAGCTGCTAGTGATGAAATAAAACAAGACGTTGTCGGAATGGCAAATATAGACTCAATGTACACATCAGGAAAAATCTTGGACAAGTTTGCCTACGTCGCCTACGTTTGTCACTTTATCTTGAAAGACGAAGGTCTCACTAACGAAATTCTCCCTAAAGTTAAACAAGCggttgaaatttttgccaaaaatcaacaaaagttcCCCTTGGTTTATGACACCACTTGGAAAGGTATTATATCCTCAGCTGAACCTGGGGCcgattttggaaattcaaattataATGATCACCATTTCCATTATGGATACCACATACACGCCATTGCTTTGATTGCCCATATTGATGAAGGATGGCTACACgcaaacaacaatctaGTCTACGATTATGCAATTTCTCTTCTCAGAGATGTTGCTAGTCCTAAAGCAGATGAATTCTTCCCACAATCTAGATCATTTTGTTGGTATCATGGACACTCTTTTGCTCATGGAATATTTGCTTCTGGTGACGgtaaagatgaagaatcGTCGAGTGAAGATTATCATTTTGCCTATGGTATGAAATTGTTTGCTAATGTAGTTAATGATCAGGCAATGGAAAGTAGAGCCAACTTGATGCTTGCCATTATGAGGAGATCAATGAACATGTACATGCTTTTCTCCGATGATAACAAAATCCAACCGGCAAATTTCATTCCTAATAAAGTTGCTGGAAtctcttttgaaaacaaaatcgATTATGCCACTTACTTCGGCAGAGGTacaattggtgatgaatgGATTCATGGTATCCATATGTTGCCTATCACACCTATCTCTGGGTACATTCGTGGACCaaaatttgtcaaagaGGAATGGGATCAGAAAATTGCACCCATCATTGATAGAATTCCCGATGGTTGGAAAGGtattttgatgttgaataaaGCATTGTATGATCCAAAGAGTTCGTACGACTGGTTTGCGCGTAAGGATTGGGATCCAGCCCAAATTGACAATGGTATGTCCAGAACTTGGTCGTTGACATACACAGGAGCTATCTTGGGTTAA
- a CDS encoding Chc1 protein (S. cerevisiae homolog CHC1 has role endocytosis), protein MSDIPIDFTELTQLTQLGISQSSLDFKSTTLESDHYICIRESGPSGNTVAIVDLKNNNEVTRKNMSADNAIMHPQEFVISLRANGTTLQIFNLGSKQRLKAYTMDEPVIFWKWLDNQHLGLVTQSSIYFWNVFDGTNDGPIKLTDRHHTLNNAQIINFVAEPDLNWFAVTGIAQEDGRIAGHIQLYSRSRNVSQPIEGHVCKFASLTLSGAVQPTKVFCVGNKNAQGQGNMHIIEIDHVDGNPPFQKKVVDIFFPPDASNDFPISLQASNKYGIVYILTKYGFIHLYDMESGSNLFVNRITADPVFTASSYNNGTGLLTINKSGQVLSVEVSRDKIIPYVLEKLANVPLAISLAGRGGFPGAENLLNQQFQTYLNQGDYTNAAKVAASSEQLRTQDTINKLKHITPQPGQISPILQYFSTLLDRGTLNKYESIELAKPVLQQDRKPLFEKWLKEDKLTSSEELGDIVKSYGDAALALAVYIRANVNIKVVSCLAELGQFDKILPYCQKVGYNPDYTNLIQNLVRVNPDKASEFATSLLSGDTQLNVEQIADLFFSQNYIQQGTAFLLDALKNDSPSEGHLQTKVLEINLLHAPQVADAILGNQMFSHYDKPTIGKLCEKSGLYQRALEHYDDLKDIKRVIVHTNVLPNDWLVSYFGQLNVDQSIACLKELFSHNLQQNLQVIIQVATKYSDLLGAKKLIKLFEEYKCTEGLYYYLSSIVNLTQDPDVVFKYIQAAAKIGQTKEIERVVRDNNVYNGEKVKNFLKEANLEDQLPLVIVCDRFGFVHDLILYLYKNKHFKFIEVYVQSVNPENTPQVIAGLLDVDCDESIIKNLLMSVLGRVPIKPLVEEVEKRNRLKILLPYLEKTLEGGSNDQEVYNALAKIYIDSNNSPEKFLQENNNYDTLTVGKYCEKRDPYLAYICYAKGGNDDALIEVTNENKMYKYQARYLLQKSDLDLWNKVLSSDNVHRRQLVDQVISTGIPELDDPEPISITVKAFMENELPEELMELLEKIILEPSPFSENASLQGLMILTAIKADPSKVSNYIEKLDKFDPLEIAPLCIDNGLNEEAFEAYDKFELRTEAMKVLIEDIVSLDRAEQYAEKYDTSELWYQLGTAQLDGLRIPEAIDSYVKSKNPENYAQVIEIAEHAGKEEELLPFLEMARETLREPVIDGAFINVYASLDRLGDMENFVSGTNVADLEAIGDKLFEAKNYKAAKILYSNVSKYSKLATTLVYLGDYQAAVDCARKASNTEVWKQVNNACIENKEFRLAQICGLNLIIDAEELPELVKTYEYNGYFSELIALFESGLGLERAHKGMFTELAILYSKYSPEKVMEHLKLFWSRINIPKVITACEEAHLYPELIFLYCHYEEWDNAALTMIDKSEVAFDHSSFKEIVVKAPNLEIYYKAIQFYINEQPSLLVDLLSVLSPRLDLPRVVRMFVKSDNLPLIKPFLVSVLDKNNRVVNDAYHSLLIEEQDHKALRDAIHSYDRFDQIDLAERLENHSLVYFRQISALLFAKNKKFNKSISILKKDGDWVNLLKVASGSNQKVVHEVLDYFVSTGNYEALVALLYTCYHLIDSTYVAEIAFEYQLGNFVAPYKIYKDHVREQQLIELFKRLPSKEEETEENEQPKFMLTY, encoded by the coding sequence atgTCCGatattccaattgatttcaccGAGCTCACCCAATTAACCCAATTGGGTATCTCCCAATCATCATTGGACTTCAAATCCACTACTTTGGAGTCGGATCATTACATATGTATTCGTGAATCGGGTCCACTGGGTAATACTGTTGCTatagttgatttgaaaaataacaaTGAAGTTACAAGAAAGAATATGTCAGCAGATAATGCTATAATGCATCCACAAGAATTTGTCATAAGTTTAAGAGCAAATGGAACCACAttgcaaattttcaatttgggaTCTAAACAAAGATTAAAAGCTTATACTATGGATGAACCAGTcatattttggaaatggcTTGATAATCAACATCTTGGTTTAGTTACACAATCACTGATTTATTTCTGGAATGTGTTTGATGGTACTAATGATGGTCCTATTAAATTGACCGATAGGCATCACACATTGAACAATGCTCAAATAATCAACTTTGTTGCTGAACCagatttgaattggtttGCCGTTACTGGTATTGCTCAAGAAGATGGTAGAATTGCTGGCCACATTCAATTATACTCGAGGTCGAGAAACGTTtctcaaccaattgaaggTCACGTTTGTAAATTTGCTTCATTGACTTTAAGTGGAGCTGTACAACCAACCAAGGTATTTTGTGTTGGTAACAAGAATGCTCAAGGACAAGGAAACATGCATataattgaaattgatcatgTTGATGGAAATCCAccatttcaaaagaaagttgttgatattttctTCCCACCAGATGCTAGTAATGATTTCCCTATAAGTTTACAAGCTTCAAACAAGTATGGgattgtttacattttgacAAAGTATGGGTTTATCCACTTGTATGATATGGAATCTGGATCTAATTTATTTGTCAACAGAATCACTGCTGATCCAGTTTTCACTGCATCTAGTTACAATAATGGAACTGGGTTATTAactatcaacaaatcaGGTCAAGTTTTGAGTGTTGAGGTTAGCAGGGACAAGATTATTCCATATGTATTGGAAAAGTTAGCCAACGTGCCTTTGGCTATTTCTTTAGCTGGTCGTGGTGGATTCCCAGGTGCCGAGAATTTGCTTAACcaacaattccaaacaTATTTAAACCAAGGTGACTACACCAATGCCGCTAAAGTTGCTGCTTCTTCTGAACAATTGCGTACACAAGATACcatcaacaagttgaaacaTATTACTCCTCAACCAGGCCAAATTTCACCAATATTGCAATATTTCTCAACTTTGTTAGATAGGGGTACTTTGAACAAGTATGAGTCTATTGAATTAGCTAAACCAGTCTTGCAACAAGATCGTAAGCCATTGTTTGAGAAATGGTTGAAGGAAGATAAGTTGACTTCATCTGAAGAGTTGGGGGATATTGTCAAATCTTATGGCGATGCAGCCTTGGCTTTGGCAGTGTATATCAGAGCTAATGTCAACATCAAGGTTGTTTCATGTTTGGCTGAATTGGGTCAATTTGACAAGATTTTGCCATACTGTCAAAAAGTTGGTTACAATCCTGATTATACTAACTTGATCCAAAACTTGGTTAGAGTCAACCCTGACAAGGCTAGTGAATTTGCCACTTCCTTATTATCAGGTGATACACAATTgaatgttgaacaaattgcaGATTTATTCTTTTCGCAAAACTACATTCAACAAGGTACCGCTTTCTTATTGGATGCATTGAAGAATGATTCACCATCCGAAGGACATTTGCAAACCAAggttttggaaatcaatttgttgcatGCTCCACAAGTTGCCGATGCAATTTTAGGAAACCAAATGTTTAGTCATTATGATAAACCAACCATTGGTAAATTGTGTGAAAAATCTGGCTTGTACCAAAGAGCTTTGGAACattatgatgatttgaaagatatcAAAAGAGTCATTGTTCACACCAATGTATTGCCAAACGACTGGTTGGTTTCATACTTTGGTCAATTGAATGTCGATCAATCCATTGCTTGtttgaaagaattgtttAGTCACAActtgcaacaaaatttacaaGTGATTATTCAAGTTGCTACGAAGTATTCTGATTTACTTGGTGCTAAaaagttgatcaaattgtttgaagagTACAAATGCACGGAAGGGTTGTACTACTACTTGAGTTCTATTGTCAACTTGACCCAAGACCCAGatgttgttttcaaatacatTCAAGCGGCAGCAAAAATTGGccaaacaaaagaaattgaaaggGTTGTCAGAGATAACAATGTCTACAATGGTGAGAAGGTGAAGAACTTTTTAAAAGAGGCCAATTTGGAAGACCAGTTGCCTTTGGTTATTGTTTGTGATagatttggatttgttcatgatttgattttgtacTTGTACAAGAACAAGCACtttaaatttattgaagtttATGTTCAATCAGTCAACCCTGAAAACACTCCTCAAGTTATTGCTGGATTGTTAGATGTTGATTGTGATGAATCTATAATCAAGAACTTGTTGATGTCAGTATTGGGTAGAGTACCAATCAAACCGTTGGTTGAAGAGGTAGAGAAGAGAAATagattgaagattttgttaCCATACTTGGAAAAGACTTTGGAAGGTGGCTCCAATGATCAAGAAGTTTACAATGCTTTAGCCAAGATTTAcattgattcaaacaaCTCACCCGAGAAGTTTTTGCAAGAAAATAACAATTATGATACTTTGACCGTTGGTAAATATTGTGAAAAGAGAGACCCATATTTGGCTTACATCTGTTACGCCAAAGGTGGCAATGATGATGCCTTGATTGAAGTtacaaatgaaaacaagATGTACAAGTACCAAGCCAGATacttgttgcaaaaatctGATCTTGATTTATGGAACAAAGTTCTTTCATCCGACAATGTTCACAGAAGACAATTGGTTGATCAAGTTATTTCCACTGGTATTCCTGAGTTGGATGATCCtgaaccaatttcaatcacGGTTAAGGCATTCATGGAGAATGAATTGCCTGAAGAGTTGATGgaattattggaaaagatcATTTTAGAACCATCTCCATTTAGTGAAAATGCCTCGTTACAAggattgatgattttgactGCTATCAAAGCTGATCCATCCAAGGTTTCCAACTACATCGAAAAGCTCGATAAATTTGACCCCCTTGAAATTGCACCTTTGTGTATCGATAACGGCCTCAACGAAGAAGCCTTTGAAGCTtatgataaatttgaattgagaaCCGAAGCAATGAAGGTATTGATTGAAGACATTGTTTCTCTTGACAGAGCAGAACAATACGCTGAAAAATATGACACATCAGAATTATGGTATCAACTCGGTACTGCTCAATTGGATGGATTGCGTATTCCAGAGGCTATTGACTCTTATGTCAAATCCAAGAACCCAGAGAATTATGCTCaagttattgaaattgctgaACATGctggaaaagaagaagaattgttaccatttttggaaatggcAAGAGAAACTTTGAGAGAGCCAGTTATTGATGGTGCATTTATTAATGTTTACGCATCATTGGATAGATTGGGTGATATGGAAAACTTTGTTTCAGGAACCAATGTTGCTGATTTGGAAGCTATTGGTGATAAACTATTCGAAGCTAAAAACTACAAAGCAGCAAAGATTTTGTATAGTAATGTTTCCAAATACTCCAAACTTGCTACAACATTGGTTTATCTTGGTGATTATCAAGCTGCTGTTGATTGTGCTAGAAAAGCTTCCAACACTGAAGTTTGGAAACAAGTTAACAACGCttgtattgaaaataagGAATTCAGATTGGCACAAATTTGTGGTTTGAACTTAATTATTGATGCCGAAGAATTACCAGAATTGGTCAAGACTTATGAATACAATGGATACTTTAGTGAATTGATTGCTTTGTTTGAAAGCGGTTTAGGTTTGGAAAGAGCACACAAGGGTATGTTTACAGAATTGGCTATTCTTTACTCCAAGTACAGTCCTGAAAAAGTTATGGAAcacttgaaattgttttggtCAAGAATTAATATCCCTAAAGTTATTACTGCTTGTGAAGAAGCTCATTTGTATCCTGAATTGATTTTCCTTTATTGCCATTATGAAGAATGGGATAATGCTGCATTAACAATGATTGATAAATCTGAAGTTGCATTTGATCATTCATCATTCAAGGAGATTGTTGTTAAAGCCCCCAACTTGGAAATTTATTACAAGGCTATCCAATTTTATATTAATGAACAACCTTCATTGCTTGTCGATTTGTTGCTGGTTTTATCACCAAGATTGGATTTACCTAGAGTTGTTAGAATGTTTGTCAAGAGTGATAACCTTCCATTGATTAAACCATTTTTAGTTTCAGTGTTGGATAAGAACAATAGAGTTGTGAATGATGCATATCATTCATTATTGATAGAAGAACAAGATCACAAGGCTTTGAGAGATGCTATTCATTCTTATGATagatttgatcaaattgatttagcTGAAAGATTGGAGAACCATTCACTTGTTTACTTCAGACAAATTTCAGCATTGCTTTTCGCCAAAAACAAGAAGTTCAACAAGTCAATTtctatattgaaaaaagatgGTGATTGGgtcaatttattgaaagtTGCTTCTGGATCAAACCAAAAAGTTGTGCATGAAGTACTAGACTACTTTGTATCCACTGGTAATTATGAAGCTTTAGTGGCATTGTTGTATACATGTTATCATCTTATTGATTCAACTTATGTTGCTGAAATTGCATTTGAATACCAATTGGGTAATTTTGTTGCTCCATATAAGATTTATAAAGATCATGTTAGggaacaacaattgattgaattgttcaAGAGACTTCCAagtaaagaagaagagacGGAAGAGAATGAACAACCAAAGTTTATGCTTACATATTAG
- a CDS encoding Mae1 malic enzyme (mitochondrial): MLRLRLGSIRQFPTKGNKSLSPSIFKGVTRNVTTNVHTHTVKTPIGLDAAIQTLKPKTTRLSTEGPTECPLDGFALLNSPFFNKGSAFTKEEREAFKLVGLLPTQVNTLEEQVDRAYAQFKIRVDDLAKNSFMDSMRLQNKVLFFALVKKYIKEMLPIIYTPTIGDAIEDYSHRFRKPEGCFLDIKSPETIEERLASFGTEKDIDVAVITDGSAILGIGEWSIAGILITIGKGSIITAAGGIDPTRVMCIGIDAGTNNKSQLNDELYMGNKFPRVEGKQYYDFLDKVVKAFKKRFPSSVLHFEDFETSAARNLLDSYRDKLPCFNDDIQGTGCVVVAALKAALKATNRKMDDSRILVYGAGSAGIGITTQIASNLRTDGFTEEEIHSKLYLMDRYGLITESTEATPAQKLYAKSDKDWQDVDKTNLVEVVEKIKPTVLIGCSTRPKAFTEEVVKTMYKYNPDPIIFPLSNPTRLHEAVPEDLMKWTDNKALIATGSPFAPVNGIAISENNNCFAFPGIVLGSVLSRSSKISDEMISAAVEQLSILSPKIHDPKGGLLPDITEINEVSAKVATAVVLESLNQGLARVESEHRPNGQYVSVPRNFDGCLEWVNSQMWQPVYRPYVKVEHIPHVHTYQY, translated from the exons ATGCTCCGTCTAAGACTCGGATCAATTAGACAATTTCCAACTAAAGGAAACAAATCCCTCAGCCCCtcaattttcaaaggaGTGACAAGAAATGTGACCACTAACGTTCACACTCATACAGTCAAGACACCAATTGGGCTAGATGCTGCAATTCAAAcattgaaaccaaaaacCACAAGGTTATCGACTGAGGGTCCAACTGAATGTCCTCTTGATGGGTTTGCATTATTGAACTCAccattcttcaacaagGGTTCAGCTTTCActaaagaagaaagagaagcTTTCAAACTTGTTGGGCTTTTACCCACACAAGTCAATACATTGGAAGAACAAGTTGATAGAGCTTATGcacaattcaaaatcagagttgatgatttagcCAAGAATTCGTTCATGGATTCAATgaggttgcaaaataaagTATTGTTTTTTGCTTTGGTTAAGAAATATATTAAAGAAATGTTGCCGATTATTTACACCCCAACTATTGGAgatgcaattgaagattaCTCTCACAGATTTAGAAAACCAGAGGGGTGCTTTTTGGATATAAAATCTCCAGAAACAATTGAGGAAAGATTGGCATCTTTCGGAACTGAAAAAGATATTGATGTTGCCGTTATCACTGATGGATCGGCCATCTTGGGTATAGGGGAATGGTCAATTGCAGGAATCTTAAT CACTATCGGTAAAGGTAGCATTATCACCGCTGCGGGTGGTATTGACCCAACAAGAGTGATGTGTATCGGTATTGATGCGGgtacaaacaacaaaagtcAATTGAACGATGAATTGTACATGGGAAACAAGTTTCCTAGGGTCGAGGGCAAACAGTACTATGATTTCTTAGACAAGGTTGTCAAAGCattcaagaaaagatttCCATCATCAGTCTTGcattttgaagattttgaaacgTCAGCAGCAAGAAACTTGTTGGACTCTTACCGTGACAAATTACCTTGCTTCAATGACGACATTCAAGGTACtggttgtgttgttgttgccgCTTTGAAAGCTGCTCTTAAAGCAACCAATCGTAAAATGGATGATAGTAGGATTTTGGTTTATGGTGCAGGGTCAGCTGGTATAGGAATCACTACTCAAATTGCTTCAAACTTAAGAACCGATGGGTTCACTGAAGAGGAAATACATTCCAAGTTGTACCTTATGGATAGATATGGATTAATTACTGAATCAACCGAAGCTACACCAGCCCAAAAATTGTATGCTAAATCAGATAAAGATTGGCAAGATGTTGACAAGACCAATTTAGTTGAGGTTGTCGAAAAGATTAAACCAACAGTCTTGATTGGCTGCTCTACTCGTCCTAAAGCATTCACTGAAGAAGTTGTCAAGACAATGTACAAGTACAACCCGGATCCCATCATTTTCCCCCTTTCCAACCCAACAAGACTTCATGAAGCCGTTCCTGAAGACTTGATGAAATGGACCGATAACAAAGCATTAATCGCTACTGGATCGCCATTTGCCCCAGTCAATGGAATCGCCATATCggaaaacaacaattgttttgcaTTCCCCGGTATAGTTTTAGGATCAGTCTTGTCACGTAGTTCGAAAATCAGTGATGAAATGATTTCAGCCGCTGTTGAGCAATTGAGTATTTTGTCTCCTAAGATCCATGACCCTAAGGGTGGTTTGTTACCGGATATCACTGAAATTAATGAAGTTAGTGCTAAAGTAGCCActgctgttgttttggaaagtttgAATCAAGGATTGGCTAGAGTTGAAAGTGAACATAGACCCAATGGTCAATATGTGAGTGTTCCTAGAAATTTTGATGGTTGTTTGGAATGGGTCAACTCACAAATGTGGCAGCCTGTTTATCGTCCATACGTTAAAGTTGAACATATTCCTCATGTTCACACATATCAATATTAA